One genomic segment of bacterium includes these proteins:
- the mraZ gene encoding division/cell wall cluster transcriptional repressor MraZ, which produces MFKGQFTYSIDSKSRISIPAKIRKHISPDANDTIVMTKGLSSCIDLYPLDEWQKIEDKLLKLNQFQPDDLRFIRMFVQYAHEDVMDSQSRILIPQMLIDYAKIEKEVLIIGALRKIEVWNPKVYDEYLKQSPMSYEEIAAKVMTD; this is translated from the coding sequence CATATTCTATAGATTCAAAGAGCAGAATTAGCATTCCGGCAAAGATACGCAAACACATTTCGCCTGATGCAAATGATACAATCGTGATGACCAAAGGGTTATCTAGTTGTATTGATTTGTACCCCCTCGATGAGTGGCAGAAAATTGAAGATAAACTTTTGAAGCTTAACCAGTTCCAGCCTGACGATCTCAGATTTATCAGAATGTTCGTTCAATATGCACATGAAGATGTAATGGATTCGCAATCACGAATACTTATCCCGCAGATGTTAATTGACTATGCAAAAATTGAAAAAGAAGTTTTGATAATCGGCGCTCTTAGAAAAATTGAAGTTTGGAATCCGAAAGTGTACGATGAATACTTGAAGCAGTCACCAATGAGCTATGAAGAGATTGCTGCTAAAGTAATGACTGATTGA
- the rsmH gene encoding 16S rRNA (cytosine(1402)-N(4))-methyltransferase RsmH, protein MDLVHNPVLLKESIDYLVTNKTGNYFDGTLGFGGHTKEIFARLSKKGIVVSTDVDLNAFNYCKENFKHEARIKLYNFNFSFVDVIAKIESLEFFDGIIADLGVSSFQLDNAAAGFSYSVDSALDLRLDKSLKKTAADFINGEPEEKIAEVIYVYGEEKNSRKIARQISLARKNRKIDSTDELKKIISSVTNPKYLTKTLSRIFQALRIYVNDELGVLKQFLNNSLPVLRKGGRLVVISYHSLEDRIVKDFFKYENLNCVCPPDSPICTCGKVKRLDILTKKPIVPSESEILINKRARSAKLRVAEKI, encoded by the coding sequence ATGGACCTAGTTCATAATCCAGTTTTACTTAAGGAAAGTATTGATTACTTAGTTACTAACAAAACTGGAAATTACTTTGACGGAACTTTGGGATTTGGCGGACACACTAAGGAAATATTTGCCCGTCTTAGTAAAAAGGGTATAGTTGTATCTACTGATGTTGATCTGAATGCATTCAATTATTGCAAAGAAAATTTTAAGCATGAGGCCAGGATTAAGCTTTATAACTTTAATTTTTCATTTGTTGATGTCATTGCGAAGATAGAATCGCTGGAGTTCTTTGACGGAATTATTGCTGACCTTGGAGTTTCTTCTTTTCAACTGGATAACGCCGCGGCAGGTTTTTCTTACAGTGTTGATTCAGCACTGGATCTCCGATTAGATAAAAGCTTAAAGAAAACTGCTGCGGATTTTATTAACGGGGAACCTGAAGAAAAAATAGCTGAAGTTATATATGTATACGGAGAAGAAAAAAATTCCAGAAAGATTGCGCGCCAAATTTCTCTGGCTCGTAAAAATAGGAAGATCGACTCTACTGATGAATTAAAAAAAATAATTTCATCGGTGACTAATCCAAAGTATTTGACTAAAACATTGTCACGGATTTTTCAGGCTTTGCGAATTTATGTTAATGATGAACTTGGTGTATTGAAGCAGTTTCTTAATAATTCTTTACCTGTATTAAGAAAGGGAGGAAGATTGGTGGTAATCAGTTACCATTCACTTGAGGATAGGATAGTAAAGGATTTTTTTAAATACGAAAATCTGAACTGCGTTTGTCCTCCTGATTCACCCATTTGTACTTGTGGTAAAGTTAAACGGTTAGATATTCTTACAAAAAAACCGATTGTCCCCTCGGAATCGGAAATACTAATTAATAAACGAGCACGTAGCGCAAAATTAAGAGTTGCTGAAAAAATATGA
- a CDS encoding PASTA domain-containing protein: MNNSRVLLVLIFTALLFGALVYRLINLQIIKSDELSYFAKRQQTNTQSIKAERGFIFDRNDVLLVYNRNDYSFYVDLRMLPQAEKSKLATIFSKVIGKSKRHYLNLMREKGKTICLEKKVPFEKSVELFEYKNRAFFFVEEPVSVFHYGSLASHVLGYVNNDYHGVNGVSKSFDNVLKGKDGFRIVERNAMGDIISISETETQPSIPGDDIYLTIDKRYQAIVEEELRDGLKTNNAESATCIIMDPNNGEILALANLSDYDPNKFWSFNDFDRKNRAITDSYEPGSTFKAITIAALLEEKACNEAERINVENGVYKFRNNYIRDTHKFESLTVREIVEESSNIGVAKLVQRISEDDYYQYVRGFGFGTFTSVSLPGEVTGKLVELDKWSKLTKTYMSFGYNISVTPLQLTNAFCALVNGGILYRPQIVKRQVDKNGNIIKEYSPFAVRRVISEKTSERMRNILLGAVENGTGSQAKIESLSVGGKTGTSKIIVDGKYSGSEYYSSFVGFYPADEPTLVCYVLINKPKGQYYGGAVSAPVFKKIVSRIYNLEKGMYEHPIPQQDVKITEYKSDSFNAKIEQQDSKYQSEVNQSQNIFISNTGKNLMPDLRGKTIKEALLILNDFGIKWSVSGSGVVTEQSILPGNTINKKKTCILKCSPISPTGARIY; encoded by the coding sequence ATGAATAATTCTCGTGTCTTACTGGTATTGATTTTTACTGCGCTTTTATTTGGTGCACTCGTTTACAGATTAATTAATCTTCAAATAATTAAGAGCGATGAGCTTAGTTATTTCGCAAAGAGACAGCAAACAAATACTCAATCGATAAAAGCAGAACGAGGTTTTATCTTTGATAGAAACGATGTTTTGCTGGTGTACAACAGAAATGACTATTCTTTCTACGTTGATCTTCGAATGCTTCCTCAAGCAGAGAAAAGTAAGCTTGCTACAATTTTTTCAAAAGTAATTGGAAAAAGTAAACGACATTATTTAAATCTTATGAGAGAAAAAGGCAAGACAATCTGCCTTGAAAAGAAAGTTCCATTCGAAAAATCAGTCGAGCTATTTGAATATAAAAACCGTGCATTTTTCTTCGTCGAAGAACCCGTAAGTGTTTTTCATTATGGTTCTCTTGCTTCACACGTACTTGGTTATGTGAACAATGATTATCATGGAGTAAACGGAGTATCTAAAAGTTTTGATAATGTATTGAAAGGCAAGGACGGTTTCAGGATTGTTGAAAGAAACGCTATGGGTGATATTATTTCAATCTCTGAAACCGAGACCCAGCCATCGATCCCCGGTGATGATATCTATCTCACAATTGACAAAAGGTATCAGGCGATTGTCGAAGAAGAATTACGTGATGGATTAAAGACTAACAATGCCGAATCAGCGACTTGCATCATTATGGATCCAAATAACGGTGAGATACTTGCGTTAGCAAATTTAAGTGATTATGATCCGAATAAGTTTTGGAGTTTTAACGATTTTGACAGAAAGAACCGTGCGATAACAGATTCATATGAACCGGGTTCAACATTTAAAGCAATTACTATTGCGGCTTTGCTTGAAGAAAAAGCATGTAATGAAGCTGAAAGAATTAATGTAGAGAATGGAGTCTACAAGTTTCGAAACAATTACATCAGGGATACGCATAAGTTTGAATCGTTAACTGTGAGAGAAATTGTAGAAGAATCAAGCAACATTGGCGTTGCAAAATTAGTTCAAAGAATTAGCGAGGATGATTACTACCAATATGTTCGGGGCTTCGGATTTGGAACATTTACTTCAGTTTCACTTCCAGGTGAGGTTACCGGTAAACTTGTCGAATTGGATAAATGGTCGAAGCTTACAAAAACTTATATGTCTTTCGGATATAATATTTCTGTTACACCTCTTCAATTAACAAATGCTTTCTGTGCTTTAGTAAATGGAGGAATATTGTATCGTCCTCAAATTGTTAAAAGGCAAGTTGATAAAAATGGAAACATTATTAAAGAATATTCTCCTTTTGCAGTCAGAAGGGTAATCTCCGAAAAAACATCTGAAAGAATGCGGAATATTTTATTGGGTGCTGTTGAAAATGGCACGGGTTCTCAGGCAAAAATAGAATCATTATCTGTTGGTGGAAAAACCGGAACATCAAAGATTATTGTTGATGGAAAATACTCCGGCAGTGAATATTACTCTTCTTTCGTTGGATTCTATCCTGCAGATGAGCCAACTCTTGTTTGTTACGTATTGATCAACAAACCAAAAGGTCAGTATTACGGCGGCGCAGTCTCCGCTCCTGTATTCAAAAAAATTGTATCTAGAATTTACAACTTAGAAAAAGGAATGTATGAACATCCCATTCCTCAGCAGGATGTTAAGATTACCGAATACAAAAGTGATTCATTTAATGCAAAGATTGAACAGCAGGATTCTAAATATCAATCAGAGGTTAATCAGAGTCAGAATATTTTCATTTCTAATACTGGAAAAAATTTAATGCCAGATCTGCGCGGCAAAACAATAAAAGAAGCTTTATTGATTTTAAATGACTTTGGAATTAAATGGTCGGTGTCAGGTTCCGGTGTTGTTACTGAGCAAAGTATACTACCTGGAAATACAATTAACAAAAAGAAGACTTGCATATTGAAATGTTCACCAATCAGTCCGACTGGAGCCAGGATATATTGA